A single Clostridium taeniosporum DNA region contains:
- a CDS encoding lysozyme inhibitor LprI family protein → MKQKAILCLVLIGLTSFNFIGCTNSDKNITSKNEQQENISTEDSETKTDNNSDTETDKAKNNTDNNINKSSQNSNKEVNNKKTEKSVKENNNNAKKTQQSTKQIYKNKLNNIELGMKDLDEKDATGINMTMISAATERNKRWDDALNEIYGVLKEQLSSDDMKKLENEEIKWISYRDDKAKNDSSPYKGGSIYSYIYTSSLAETTKERCYKLVEKYMK, encoded by the coding sequence ATGAAACAAAAAGCAATATTATGTTTAGTTTTAATAGGATTGACCAGTTTTAACTTCATAGGCTGTACAAACAGTGACAAGAATATTACCTCTAAAAATGAACAACAAGAAAATATATCTACTGAAGATAGTGAAACTAAAACAGATAATAATTCAGATACTGAAACTGATAAAGCAAAAAATAATACTGATAATAATATTAATAAGAGCTCACAAAATTCTAATAAAGAAGTTAATAATAAGAAAACAGAAAAATCAGTAAAAGAAAATAATAATAATGCCAAAAAAACACAACAAAGTACAAAACAAATATATAAAAATAAATTAAATAATATTGAATTAGGCATGAAGGATCTAGATGAAAAGGATGCTACAGGTATTAATATGACTATGATTTCAGCAGCAACCGAAAGGAATAAAAGATGGGATGATGCTTTAAATGAAATATATGGTGTATTAAAAGAGCAATTATCATCTGATGATATGAAGAAATTAGAGAATGAAGAAATTAAGTGGATATCATATCGAGATGATAAAGCTAAAAATGACTCATCACCTTATAAAGGTGGAAGTATATATTCATACATATATACTTCAAGTTTAGCAGAAACAACTAAAGAAAGATGTTATAAATTAGTAGAAAAATATATGAAATAA